A stretch of DNA from Spirosoma endbachense:
GAAAAAGATGGCTCACTTAAACTATTCAGACACATCGGAATGTATGACTAATTTTCGCTACCTGGGTGAACTGAAATTTACGGATTCTCGACCACTACCGGCCTATTTCTGCGCCAGAACCAATAGAAGGGGAGGCCGGTAGCGATTAACCCCAAGCCCGTTAGCGCTTCGCGGGGCTGATTAATCAGTGTCATCAAAACAAGTAACGTACAACAGGACAAGAAAAATAAGGGTACGATCGGATAACCGATTACCCGATAAGGGCGAACGATGTCGGGCTGTTTTTGGCGAAGCAGAATCACACCCAGGGCAGTGGCCCCGTAAAAAATAAATGAAGCAAAAACCAGCATATCGGTCAATTGGTCAAAACTACCCGACCAGACCAGTATAATTGACCAAAAGCCCTGAAGCAGAATGGCTACCGATGGCGTTTTATAACGGGGATGAATACGGGCAGCTGCTTTAAAAAACAGTCCATCGCGCGCCATCGCATAAAAAACCCTGGCTGGCATCAGTATAGAGGCATTGGTTGAGTTTGAGGTCGTTACCAGGATCAAGACCGAAATGAACGTGGCACCGGCCCAGCCTGCCGCCTGCCGCACGACTTCAACAGCCGCAATTTTATCGGGTGTGCTGGCTAATTGAACAAGTTTATCAATGGGTAGCACGTATAAATAAACCGCATTCAAGAGTATATAAATGCCAACCACGATACTGGTGCCTACGCCCAGTGCGATAGGCAGATTACGTTGTGGGGATTTGATCTCTTCGCCAATGTAGCCAATCTGATTCCACCCTTCATAACCCCAGAAAGCACCGAGTGAAGCAACAACAAGGGAGCCCAGTAAACTGCCCCGTGCATTTGTAACGGGTTCCTGAACAGACTGGGTAAGGTGAGTCAGGCTACCTGTCTGGGCTTGAAAACCCAGAAACGCAATAATGATGACTGCTACAAATGTCAGGTAAATCAGCGCCCGGCTAAGCCCTTCGGCGAACGATACACCCCGGTAATTGACGAAACTCAAAAAAACGATTAGCGAGCTTGCAATTAGCTTTACGCTTAATTCCGCAGAAGCTCCGTGCGTACCTGTAAGCGAGAGCAGTGACTGGCCGAATATATGCGCGAGAGCGGCAATCGTGGCCGTGCGCATAACCGTGAACGCCCCCCAGCCGTACAGGAAGGCAAACAGGCGGCCGTAAATGTGTCTGAAATAAACGTATTCGCCCCCCGATTGAGGGAACATACCCGCCATCTCAGCATAGGTTAATGCACCCGCCAAACTGACAATACCCGCCATAACCCAACAAGCCAGGACCAGTATCGGTGATCCTAACTCTGCCGCCATCGGTGCTACTTTTTTGAAAACTCCAGAGCCAACAATTCCACTGACAACCAGTAAAATGGCTTGGTTAAGCGTGATGCTGCGGGCGAGTTTTGTCATGAAGTTAAGTAAATATGGCCTGATTATATTATTTCAACTAGTTGATTTGTAGTAATTTGAGTATATATTATTCAAGTAACGGATTAAGATGGGCAAAAACGAGGTCATTCCTTTATAGTCAATCATTGCGGCTGGGGTCGTGCTAAATACCTGAGCCATTCGAATGGCAGCATCGGCCCGTTCTTCTACTTCACGAGCCAGTAGATTCTGATAGGTATGAATGCCAAACAGAATGGCTCCTGAGCGGGGTAATCGGGTAAGCGTTTGCCGTTCGATACGGATATAGAGTTGTTCTGCGATGGAGTCGATCGTCATTTGGGCACTTTGATCCGCGAGAAGTTTCTCGAGCATTGGCGTATGGCGGCTTGTCATGTCCAATTGATCGGTTACTTTCACACTCCAGTTCACACGCCAGACCGGGCGACCTACTGGCAATCGTTCCATAAGCTTTTGTGCGGCCTGCATCATGGGTTCTACAATGGGGACAATGGGTCTGTGAATCTGCCAGAAGGGCAACCCAAGTTTCTCATCCAGACACCATCCATTACCGAAACACAATTGTCCCGCTACCAGCGTGGCTTCCTTACCCGCCAGAATGGTCAGATCTTCCTGAACCTGTCGCCCTGCCCAATCGAGCGGATCGTTGGGGAGGGTTCGCAGATCGCCGAAGGTAAAGGTTGTCTCTTCGTTCAGTATGCGATTCTGCCAAAACCATTGATCGCCGTTTTGATGAAGCGTAAACGAATCAGGCGAAAACCGGGCCAAATTTTGCAGGACCAGCTCCAAAACCTCCCATTGAGCTGTTTCGTGGCCGGGCAACGCCTGATAATAGTAGTTGGGTAACGTGTTCAGCAACTGGCGTTTTAGAGCAATTTCGGTTTGATATTGTGGATCAACCTCAACAAGCCAGTCGCTTTCGGGCAACGGATACGTACCCATTTTGTCATTAAACTGCTGGCCAAACGGGAAATAGGGGAGCATTGGTTACTAATGGATGAATAAGTTATATCAGGCGACGTAATCCCAGGCCCGCTTCACCGGTTGGACGCATGACGCCATTTTCGAGAACAAAACCACCCGATACCACATCTTCGGCAAGATCCAGACTGCCATCGAGATCAATGTAACGGGTATTTGCACACGCAAAAGCTGCGTGTAAGGCTGCGGTAATGCTGATCCGACTTTCGTCATTGCAACCCCAAAACAGGGAAATGGTAGCTGACCGGGCAATGGTGGCAATCTCAAGTGCTGACCGAATACCCCCACATTTCATCAGCTTGATGTTAAAGATACCAAAAGGCTGGGGGTGTTGGGCAAGTTTTAAGGCCGCTTCGGGATTTTTTAGCGATTCGTCAGCTGCCAGTAACCGCCGTATGGTATCGGGTAAACCAAGTAATTCGTGTTCAGTACCAACCTGTAATGGTTGTTCGATCAGTTCGATCTGAGTAGTGGATGTCGCTTTCAGGAAAGCCTCCAACTCAGTTAGCGAATATCCCTGATTCGCATCGACACGAATGGTCAGGTCGTGCGGATAACGCTCCCGAAGCTTCAGGATTCGCTCAATATCCTCAGATACATTCAAGCCGGTTTTTACCTTGAGCACCCGAAAACCCAGCTCATAATAAGCAACTGCTTCTACCAGTGTATCGGCAGCATTCATAATGCCGATGGTTACGGACGTTGGTAACGACTGGATTTTCTGCCCATAAAAGGCGACAACCGGAACGCCCAGAAATTGACCAAAGGCGTCATGCAGGGCAATATCCAGGGCGGCTAATGTGCCCGGCGCATTCGGAAACTGCTGACTGGCTTCATCGAGCAGGTTGTAAAAGAGCCTGATATCGCGCCCGATGAGTCTGGTTGTCCAGTCACTTTGCAAATTCTGCAAGGCCTGGTCGGGTGATTCGCCTACCACTTCCGGCGAAGGGTTGGCAGCCCCAACGCCGACAATCCCGTTTGCCAGTTCAATTTCCAGAAAGACATTCTCGACCGTCGAAATCGTCTGGTAAGCGATCGTATACGGTTTCGTAAGCGCCAGATCCCGGCAATAGGAGCGGATGGCTTTAATGCGCATGAGCCGCAGTGGTTAGGGTCTGAATAACAGGTACAATAGGCGCTACACCCTCTTCCAGTGGGAGAAGTACCGGAATACCAAGCTGTTCTCTGTATTGATTCTGGTAAGCAAAGGCTTCATCCCGACTGCATCCTTCTGTGTTGAGAGCGAGGGCAATGACCGTCGAGCCATAGGCATTGATCAGGTTAATCTCTGTATCAACGGGAGGTATGCGCCCCCAATCTGGAATATGGTCATAATAGGTTCGTTGGGGCGCATGAACCAGCACCACATACCGGGCGTTGCCCGACACCAGAAACTCCGAGCCACAGGGACCACTGGGGTTTCGGAGCGCGGCCTGACCCTCAATCAGCAGGACATCGGCGCCAGTTTCGCGCCAGCAGGAAACGAGCGAATGTTCGAGTTCACCCGATACAAAATCGTTGAGGGTCGAATCGACAATGAAGCCATATTGACCACCCTGAAGCCAGCCGGTCTGGCCGGTATAGATCATTTGGGCATTGATACCCTGCTGGTTACAGGCTTCCCGGATCAGGCGGGTGGTTGTCCGCTTGCCGAGGGCACAATCGGTGCCGATAACCGCGATGATAGGGGCGGTAATCTGGTTAATCTCACCCGTCCAGAAATGAAGGTCCTGCCGGGGTTTAGGCCGTCGCACGTCGATGAGCTGACCACCATACTGCCGGGCCAGCGCAACCAGGTCGGGTTTCTCATTCAGAAATTCATGCAATCCGTTAACCACCGACAGCCCCTTTTCCAGGCTTTGGCGAATATCGGTGAGCATGGTTGGGGGTAAAACTCCGCCACTTGTTGCCACGGCAACGATAGCATGGGAAACCGGCCCAACCGTCGAAAGTGCCTCATCGACTGATGCAAAAACGGGAATATTCCGGAATATCCCGTCGAGAATGGTGCCTGCGTCCTGTCCAGCCGTTGGCAAATCGACCACGCCCACGACCTGATAGCGATCCGACCCCCGGATCAGTCCGTGGGCTGTTTTGGCGTTGGGGGTGGCCAATAAGCCGTCTGTGAGCAAAATTGCCCGATTATTCATTGATAGGTATGCTTCAGATTTGGCTAAAACTATGGTTTTGTTCGTATAATTGAAAATGATTTGACATGAAATAAGGAATAAATCAAGAATAGGAAATGCTATTCTTTTTGGATAGGACTTTCGCTTCGAGTCGTGTAGGAGCAGAAACTAATGCCACTCGAAATCACCATCCAGTAAATGATCAGCCTGAACGCCAAACACCTGGGCTAACGAAACTGCTGACTGACTTCACGTGGTTATGTTGCCGATCTGGTTTTGTTCTACCCCGCCACCGTATAGGACAACGCCTATATCGGCGACCGAAAA
This window harbors:
- a CDS encoding APC family permease: MTKLARSITLNQAILLVVSGIVGSGVFKKVAPMAAELGSPILVLACWVMAGIVSLAGALTYAEMAGMFPQSGGEYVYFRHIYGRLFAFLYGWGAFTVMRTATIAALAHIFGQSLLSLTGTHGASAELSVKLIASSLIVFLSFVNYRGVSFAEGLSRALIYLTFVAVIIIAFLGFQAQTGSLTHLTQSVQEPVTNARGSLLGSLVVASLGAFWGYEGWNQIGYIGEEIKSPQRNLPIALGVGTSIVVGIYILLNAVYLYVLPIDKLVQLASTPDKIAAVEVVRQAAGWAGATFISVLILVTTSNSTNASILMPARVFYAMARDGLFFKAAARIHPRYKTPSVAILLQGFWSIILVWSGSFDQLTDMLVFASFIFYGATALGVILLRQKQPDIVRPYRVIGYPIVPLFFLSCCTLLVLMTLINQPREALTGLGLIATGLPFYWFWRRNRPVVVENP
- a CDS encoding heme-dependent oxidative N-demethylase family protein codes for the protein MLPYFPFGQQFNDKMGTYPLPESDWLVEVDPQYQTEIALKRQLLNTLPNYYYQALPGHETAQWEVLELVLQNLARFSPDSFTLHQNGDQWFWQNRILNEETTFTFGDLRTLPNDPLDWAGRQVQEDLTILAGKEATLVAGQLCFGNGWCLDEKLGLPFWQIHRPIVPIVEPMMQAAQKLMERLPVGRPVWRVNWSVKVTDQLDMTSRHTPMLEKLLADQSAQMTIDSIAEQLYIRIERQTLTRLPRSGAILFGIHTYQNLLAREVEERADAAIRMAQVFSTTPAAMIDYKGMTSFLPILIRYLNNIYSNYYKSTS
- a CDS encoding dipeptide epimerase, whose amino-acid sequence is MRIKAIRSYCRDLALTKPYTIAYQTISTVENVFLEIELANGIVGVGAANPSPEVVGESPDQALQNLQSDWTTRLIGRDIRLFYNLLDEASQQFPNAPGTLAALDIALHDAFGQFLGVPVVAFYGQKIQSLPTSVTIGIMNAADTLVEAVAYYELGFRVLKVKTGLNVSEDIERILKLRERYPHDLTIRVDANQGYSLTELEAFLKATSTTQIELIEQPLQVGTEHELLGLPDTIRRLLAADESLKNPEAALKLAQHPQPFGIFNIKLMKCGGIRSALEIATIARSATISLFWGCNDESRISITAALHAAFACANTRYIDLDGSLDLAEDVVSGGFVLENGVMRPTGEAGLGLRRLI
- a CDS encoding DUF1611 domain-containing protein; its protein translation is MNNRAILLTDGLLATPNAKTAHGLIRGSDRYQVVGVVDLPTAGQDAGTILDGIFRNIPVFASVDEALSTVGPVSHAIVAVATSGGVLPPTMLTDIRQSLEKGLSVVNGLHEFLNEKPDLVALARQYGGQLIDVRRPKPRQDLHFWTGEINQITAPIIAVIGTDCALGKRTTTRLIREACNQQGINAQMIYTGQTGWLQGGQYGFIVDSTLNDFVSGELEHSLVSCWRETGADVLLIEGQAALRNPSGPCGSEFLVSGNARYVVLVHAPQRTYYDHIPDWGRIPPVDTEINLINAYGSTVIALALNTEGCSRDEAFAYQNQYREQLGIPVLLPLEEGVAPIVPVIQTLTTAAHAH